In Thermus aquaticus, the sequence CAGAAAGATCCTGGTGGGGCTCCAAGGCTACCGGGGCTTTCCCGGCGGGTTCAAGGCCTACCGCCAGGTCTTCCCCACGGTGGAGCTCTCCTGGTGGCACCGCCTGCCAGACGAAAGGACCTTGGGCCGCCTCGAGGCCCTCGCCCCCCCGGGGTTCCTCTTTAGCGCCCTCGGCCACAAGCACCTCACCTTTAGGCCAAGCGGCGAGGAAAGGCGCACCCTCAGGCGCTTCCTGAGGCGCTTCCGGCGCTTTGGGGAGAAGCGGGGGGCGGTCCGCCTCCTCGTCCCCCAGGGGGTGGAGGAAGGGGCCATGGCCCTTTGGCTGGACCTCCTCGAGGCGGTGCTGGAGGAGCTTGGCCCCTTCCCCCTCTTCTTCCAGGCCCCCGAACCCTTGAGGCCCCTCCTGAAGGCCCGGGGCCACCTTTTGGTCAACGAGGAGGGACCCCTTCTCTACCTCCTGGACCCCCCCGGGCTTCCCGAGGGGGAGGGCTTCGCCTACTTCTCCTCTTTGCAAGCCCTGGCCCAGGCCCTACACTCATAGCGGAGGTTGACCCGGATTGAAGACGGCCAAGCGCTTTTCCCCCAAAGAAGCCGAGGAGGTCTACCTGGTCCCCTACTGGGGGGCGGGGTTTTTCCGGGTAGGCGAAAGGGGCGAGCTGGAGGTGACCCCTCTGGGCCCTGAAGGGCCTTCCGCCTCCCTTTTGGAGATCGTGGAGGCCCTGAGGGACGAGGGGCGGCCCCTACCCCTTGTCCTCCGCTTCCCCCAGATCCTGGAGGCCCGGGTCCGGGAGCTCAACGAGGCCTTCCTCCGGGCCATGGAGAAGTACGGCTACCGGGGGGGCTACCGGGGGGTCTACCCGGTGAAGGTCAACCAGCGCCGCCTGGTCCTGGAGACCGTGGCCCGGGCGGGTAGGCCCTACCACCATGGCCTCGAGGCGGGCAGCAAGCCGGAGCTGGCCCTGATCCTGGCCCAGGACCTCTCCAAGGAGGCCCTCATCACCACCAACGGCTTCAAGGACGACGACTTCATCCGCCTGGCCCTCATGGGCAAGAAGCTGGGCCGCAACGTGGTCATCACCCTGGAGAAGTTCGCGGAACTCCCCAGGGTCCTCCGCCTCTCCCGGGAGGTGGGGGTGAGGCCCAGCCTGGGGATCCGCTACAAGCTGAAGGCCAAGGGGGCGGGGCAGTGGGAGGCCTCGGGGGGAGAGAACGCCAAGTTCGGCCTCACCACCCCCGAGATCGTCAAGGCGGTGGAGATCCTTAAGGAAGAGGGCCTCCTGGACACCCTGGTCATGCTCCACGCCCACATCGGCAGCCAGGTCACGGACATCCGCCGCATCAAAGCCGCCGTGCGGGAGGCGGCCCAGACCTACGTGCAGCTCAGGAAACTGGGAGCCCCCCTCCGCTACCTCAACCTGGGGGGCGGCCTGGCCGTGGACTACGACGGCTCCAAGACCAACTTCTACGCCTCCGCCAACTACACGCTTCAGGAGTACGCCGAGGACCTGGTCTACGTGACCAAGGAGGTGGTGGAGGCCCACGGAGAGCCCCACCCCATCCTGGTGACGGAGTCCGGCCG encodes:
- a CDS encoding DUF72 domain-containing protein — protein: MALKIPHLRLRRDGGPRKILVGLQGYRGFPGGFKAYRQVFPTVELSWWHRLPDERTLGRLEALAPPGFLFSALGHKHLTFRPSGEERRTLRRFLRRFRRFGEKRGAVRLLVPQGVEEGAMALWLDLLEAVLEELGPFPLFFQAPEPLRPLLKARGHLLVNEEGPLLYLLDPPGLPEGEGFAYFSSLQALAQALHS
- the speA gene encoding biosynthetic arginine decarboxylase; amino-acid sequence: MKTAKRFSPKEAEEVYLVPYWGAGFFRVGERGELEVTPLGPEGPSASLLEIVEALRDEGRPLPLVLRFPQILEARVRELNEAFLRAMEKYGYRGGYRGVYPVKVNQRRLVLETVARAGRPYHHGLEAGSKPELALILAQDLSKEALITTNGFKDDDFIRLALMGKKLGRNVVITLEKFAELPRVLRLSREVGVRPSLGIRYKLKAKGAGQWEASGGENAKFGLTTPEIVKAVEILKEEGLLDTLVMLHAHIGSQVTDIRRIKAAVREAAQTYVQLRKLGAPLRYLNLGGGLAVDYDGSKTNFYASANYTLQEYAEDLVYVTKEVVEAHGEPHPILVTESGRAVTAYHEVLVLEVIDVITPPGEEKPAPPPEEAHPLVKELWESLENLSAKNFREVYHDAFADKDTLQTLYDLGLVSLKDRALAEEIFYHIARRVYAIAQSLPYAPDELEDLEKLLADKLVCNFSIFQSLPDAWAIHQLFPIVPLSRLSEPPARRATLVDISCDSDGKIDRFIDLHDVRHTLPVHPVRPGEPYYLGVFLIGAYQDVLGSNHNLFGQVGEAHVEVDEEGFAIERFVPGETAEKVIEKMGFTARELMLGVERLVRQSRLSPAEKGAFLERYARELQGYTYLED